From a region of the Anaeromyxobacter sp. genome:
- a CDS encoding transposase — protein sequence MSERLRFVLAQRKNRSTFSSLCAAFGVAPKTGYKWLHQFEASGAAGLVDRSRRPKSNSRAIPEAVRDRLVELRRVHPTWGPKKLVAWLEANTLGLDVPAPSTVGELLKQRGLVMERKRIRHQQPRTEPLRHADKPNAVWAMDFKGWFRLGDGVRCDPLTITDGFSRYLLCCNAGKATGDEVARDVWAALVRTFREFGMPAAIRVDNGQPWAAPKGTLGITKLAVKILKAGVALERIDPGKPQQNGRHERFHLTLKQETVQPPAEDMQAQQDRFDLFQREYNDERPHEALRQRPPSKIYTRSKRACPSRLAVPEYPSWYSTVTLKIGGNVHLLGTTYFISTALEDERVGIVEVEDGCFELYFFSRLLGRIHTAHPELGFIAA from the coding sequence ATGAGCGAGCGACTCCGATTCGTGTTGGCGCAGCGGAAGAACAGGTCGACCTTCAGCAGCCTCTGTGCGGCGTTCGGCGTGGCGCCAAAGACCGGGTACAAGTGGCTGCATCAGTTCGAGGCCTCGGGGGCCGCCGGACTCGTGGACCGATCCCGCCGGCCCAAGTCGAATAGCCGGGCCATCCCCGAGGCCGTGCGCGATCGCCTGGTCGAGCTGCGTCGCGTCCACCCGACCTGGGGCCCGAAGAAGCTCGTCGCGTGGCTCGAGGCGAACACGCTCGGCCTCGATGTGCCGGCCCCAAGCACGGTCGGCGAACTGCTGAAGCAGCGCGGGCTCGTGATGGAGCGCAAGCGAATACGCCACCAGCAGCCTCGTACGGAGCCACTTCGCCACGCTGACAAGCCCAACGCAGTCTGGGCGATGGACTTCAAGGGCTGGTTCCGCCTGGGCGATGGCGTTCGATGCGACCCGCTGACCATCACCGACGGATTCAGTCGGTACCTCCTTTGCTGCAATGCCGGGAAGGCGACGGGCGACGAGGTCGCCAGAGACGTCTGGGCCGCGCTGGTGAGGACGTTCCGCGAGTTCGGCATGCCAGCGGCCATTCGCGTCGACAACGGCCAGCCCTGGGCTGCCCCGAAGGGCACGCTGGGCATCACAAAGCTCGCCGTGAAGATCTTGAAGGCCGGCGTGGCGCTGGAGCGTATCGATCCCGGCAAGCCCCAGCAGAACGGCCGTCACGAGCGCTTCCACCTGACGCTCAAGCAGGAGACCGTTCAGCCTCCGGCCGAGGACATGCAGGCGCAGCAAGACCGCTTCGACCTCTTCCAGCGCGAATACAACGACGAGCGCCCGCACGAAGCGTTGCGGCAGCGACCGCCCAGCAAGATCTACACCCGTTCAAAGCGAGCCTGCCCGAGTCGCCTCGCCGTGCCGGAGTATCCGAGCTGGTACTCCACCGTCACGCTCAAGATAGGAGGCAACGTGCACCTCCTCGGGACGACCTACTTCATCAGCACTGCACTTGAGGACGAACGGGTCGGCATCGTCGAGGTCGAAGACGGCTGCTTCGAGCTCTACTTCTTCAGTCGGCTCCTTGGCCGGATCCACACCGCACACCCTGAACTGGGCTTCATCGCCGCCTGA